In Plasmodium relictum strain SGS1 genome assembly, chromosome: 6, one DNA window encodes the following:
- the SRSF4 gene encoding serine/arginine-rich splicing factor 4, putative codes for MSYKSSRYNRSPSCIYVGNLPGNVIEEEVYDLFGKFGRIKYIDIKKARSSSSTSYAFVHYCDVKDAEYAIERRDGYKFDGFRLRVEFSGENRSYGKYYRKKDEGIGPPLRTDNRVIVSNLPDNCKWQHLKDIMRQCGDVGYANIERGKGIVEFISYDDMLYAIEKFDGAEFKVYDQVTNIKVRRDKRGSSYMKRYRNDYYSPRYKRRRRYSDESESSIRNRSRSKRHKHSNSSNKRNNKYDSDSDSLSDNKESYKNRSKYDKSRGKKKSGHKGKRSYSSEEKKNDQISRSGSSNSSRSDDRNYKKKKNKREYHENSSDRLSKKSSTDREKESGKNKSFSKRSSSDNKSLSHGKSESRRSASEDRVKSRKRSSSDDRSKSRKRSSSEDRSRKRSISDDRSESRKRSLSVDKSESRRRSLSNDRSESRRRSLSDDRSESRKRSLSDDRSESRKRSTSKNKSSKRGNSSSDEKKGKRKRSRSITARSDYKSSLRENKKNKDKSNDDLSEARKSDKSRSNSIRYNSSERNRSNDENNKTVESNSKNNYKNEKRGKKSGEKEYKNEDYENNCRSSENEDFKSLPNAGNKSDRDKSVDNYNEDNKDNSVDSNNIEEIKNPVTSELNSKKEKKGLKKSNIEEKVANTIEGVNGNVSN; via the exons ATGAGTTATAAATCATCAAGGTACAACAGATCCCCATCATGTATATATGTAGGAAATTTACCAGGCAATGTCATAGAAGAAGAAGTTTATGATTTATTTGGAAAg tTTGGTCGTATAAAATAcattgatataaaaaaagcaaGATCCTCTAGCTCTACTTCATATGCTTTTGTTCATTACTGTGATGTCAa agATGCAGAATATGCAATAGAAAGAAGAGACGGATATAAATTTGATGGCTTTCGTTTACGAGTTGAATTTTCAGGAGAAAATAGAAg CTATGGAAaatattatagaaaaaaagatgaagGTATTGGCCCTCCTTTAAGAACTGATAACCGAGTTATTGTTAGCAATTTGCCAGACAATTGCAAATGGCAAcatttaaaagatattatgaGACAATGTGGTGATGTAGGTTATGCTAATATTGAACGTGGTAAAGGTATAGTAGAATTTATTAGTTATGATGATATGCTATATGCTATTGAAAAATTCGATGGTGCAGAATTTAAAGTTTATGATCAGGTTACAAATATTAAAGTAAGAAGGGACAAAAGGGGTTCTTCTTATATGAAAAGATATAGAAATGATTATTATAGCCCTAGATATAAAAGAAGACGCAGATATAGTGATGAATCGGAGTCATCTATTAGAAATAGATCAAGATCAAAAAGACATAAACATAGCAATTCATCAAATAAAAGAAACAATAAATATGATTCTGATAGTGATAGCTTAAGTGATAATAAAGAAAGCTACAAAAATAGAagtaaatatgataaaagtagaggtaaaaaaaaaagtgggCATAAAGGTAAAAGAAGCTATAGCtcagaagaaaaaaaaaacgatCAAATAAGTAGAAGTGGATCAAGTAATTCATCAAGAAGTGATGacagaaattataaaaaaaaaaaaaataaacgtGAATACCATGAAAACTCAAGTGATAGATTAAGCAAAAAATCTAGCACAGATAGAGAAAAAGAAAgtggaaaaaataaaagttttagTAAAAGAAGTTCAAGTGATAATAAAAGCTTAAGCCACGGTAAAAGTGAAAGCAGACGAAGTGCAAGTGAAGATAGAGTCAAAAGTAGAAAAAGAAGTTCGAGTGATGATAGAAGCAAAAGTAGGAAAAGAAGCTCAAGTGAAGATAGAAGTAGAAAAAGAAGCATAAGTGATGATAGAAGTGAAAGTAGAAAAAGAAGCTTAAGTGTTGATAAAAGTGAAAGTAGAAGAAGAAGTTTAAGTAATGATAGAAGTGAAAGTAGAAGAAGAAGTTTAAGTGATGATAGAAGTGAAAGTAGAAAAAGAAGTTTAAGTGATGATAGAAGTGAAAGCAGAAAAAGAAGCacaagtaaaaataaaagttcaAAAAGAGGAAATAGTTCAagtgatgaaaaaaaaggtaaaagaaaaagaagtcGTAGTATAACTGCAAGATCTGATTATAAAAGCAGCTTACgtgagaataaaaaaaataaagataaaagcAATGATGACTTAAGTGAAGCTAGAAAAAGTGATAAATCTCGTAGTAATTCAATTAGATACAATAGCTCAGAGAGAAATAGAagtaatgatgaaaataacaaAACTGTTGAAAGTAATTCAAAaaacaattataaaaatgaaaaaagaggTAAAAAATCAGGTGAAAAAGagtataaaaatgaagattatgaaaataattgcAGATCAAGTGAAAATGAAGATTTTAAAAGTTTGCCTAATGCAGGAAATAAAAGCGACAGAGATAAATCAGTagataattataatgaagATAATAAAGACAATTCAGTAGACTCCAATAATAttgaagaaattaaaaatccTGTAACTTCGGAattaaatagtaaaaaagaaaaaaaagggttaaaaaaaagtaatattgAGGAAAAAGTAGCTAATACAATAGAAGGCGTAAATGGAAACGTTAGTAACTAA
- a CDS encoding citrate synthase, putative, giving the protein MENLRKISYNRTITKREIDKILINCSKKRYLHYKHKNDLYEKPLTNVKLINKKQPFNFLTSDLLDKRISFMNRGNIRYFSSDVQYKNLYLENYEKIKEHINSIDNEESVVMNVLKEKTYDCIQKTKEQLKTIIHTYPNTPISICTPNNVIGGLRNTITLITDTSILEKKKGILFRGRSVEKILKDFPKWDSDCEYPMAEAMFWFLLTKEIPAKDDLKLFSRELYCRAKKMPSFVFEFIDNIPPFTHPMSQLISTVSFLESLSLFKFKYSEGILKTDYWKYVLEDAVSLIAQIQVIGAYIFKRTFIDNKIKKGEGMQLDIDLDWSANFSKLIGYDDNQVKDLLRLYFILHSDHEGGNASAHVSHLIGSTLGNPYLSFSGCAIALSGPLHGLANQECLRFLLDIKKKLGDNQITYGFIEKYAKEFLNSGRVIPGYGHAVLRVPDPRFLALRNFALTHFPNDPLIQILEMCYKVIPGILSATGKVKNPYPNVDCYSGSLLYHYGIKYPEYYTVLFAISRSIGVMSQLILSRGLMYPLERPKSVDIYSLKKICEKNYVKIEEFE; this is encoded by the coding sequence ATGGAAAACTTAAGAAAAATATCATATAACAGAACTATTACTAAAAGAGAAattgataaaatattaataaattgctcaaaaaaaagatatttacattataaacataaaaatgatttatatgaaaaaccATTAACTAATGTAAAattgataaataaaaagcaaccttttaattttttaacatCTGACTTACTAGATAAAAGGATTAGTTTTATGAATAGAGGTAACATCCGTTATTTTTCAAGTGATgtacaatataaaaatttatacttAGAAAATTATGAGAAAATTAAAGAACACATCAATAGCATAGATAATGAGGAATCTGTTGTAATGAATGTTTTAAAGGAAAAAACATACGATTGTATACAGAAAACAAAAGAGCAATTAAAAACAATTATTCATACCTATCCTAATACACCTATATCTATATGCACACCTAACAATGTAATTGGTGGATTACGAAACACAATAACCTTAATTACTGATACTtcaattttagaaaaaaaaaaaggaattttaTTTAGAGGTAGATCagtagaaaaaattttaaaagatttCCCAAAATGGGATTCAGATTGTGAATATCCTATGGCCGAAGCTATGTTTTGGTTTTTATTAACGAAGGAAATACCTGCAAAAGATgatttaaaacttttttcaAGAGAATTGTATTGCAGAGCCAAAAAAATGCCTTCATTTGTTTTTGAATTTATAGATAATATACCACCATTTACCCATCCTATGAGTCAATTAATATCCACAGTATCCTTTTTAGAATCCTTATCCTTATTTAAATTCAAATATTCTGAAGGAATATTAAAAACTGATTACTGGAAATATGTTTTAGAGGATGCAGTTTCTTTAATAGCACAAATTCAAGTTATTGgtgcatatatttttaaaagaacgTTTATagacaataaaataaaaaaaggggAAGGTATGCAGTTAGATATTGATCTTGACTGGTCAGCTAATTTCAGTAAATTAATTGGTTATGATGATAACCAAGTAAAAGATTTATTAAGACTCTATTTTATATTGCATAGTGATCATGAAGGAGGAAATGCAAGTGCTCATGTATCTCATTTAATAGGAAGTACTTTGGGGAATCCATATTTATCCTTTTCTGGATGTGCTATAGCATTATCGGGTCCATTACATGGATTAGCTAATCAAGAATGCCTAAGATTTTTattagatataaaaaaaaagttaggTGATAATCAGATAACATATGGATTCATTGAAAAATATGCTAAAGAATTTCTGAATTCTGGTAGAGTTATACCTGGGTATGGCCACGCGGTTTTAAGAGTTCCTGATCCTCGATTTTTAGCTCTTAGAAACTTTGCTCTAACTCATTTTCCTAATGATCCATTAATTCAAATACTTGAAATGTGCTATAAAGTAATACCTGGAATTCTTTCAGCTACTGGTAAAGTTAAAAACCCTTATCCTAATGTAGATTGTTACAGTGGTTCATTATTATATCATTATGGTATTAAATATCCTGAATATTATACAGTTCTTTTTGCCATTTCTAGATCTATTGGTGTAATGTCCCAGTTAATTTTATCTAGAGGGCTCATGTATCCTTTAGAAAGACCTAAATCAGTAGACATAtatagtttaaaaaaaatttgtgaaaaaaattatgtaaaaattgaagaatttgaataa
- a CDS encoding kelch protein, putative → MGKKDKKSKEKKEKIKLKKEKQKLKSLKTKKKKKQTLSDEDFDSICLYYENLNKKDKYGHININNTSNNTFVECEKPSPRSNCSITFINEEEFILFGGEYNDNNELVVYNDLFKYNVVKNKWKYYFTTYKKPKPRCSHQSVYFNKKLYIFGGELCTNTQFYHFNDFWCFDLKNNVFEEIETKNKKEEKPSPRSGHRMILWKSCLIMFGGFFDNGKSIEYFNDLYIYIVNCNKWINLTNVYTDYLFKRLTENNIDNNNSNNIEGFLSEKNEKKTNKNYQILKAKFLKNFDLDSYMPSKRSSVALFTDTKFQKIYIYGGYSQVKNTSRNAVGFYYNDLWVLNINYMNEDNISVKYKKLKKSIFQPSKRIGFSTCTYKNSLILFGGVFDKFEQSNTKNKNVLEESLNMKSIFFNDIYLFDMNKEHWSYLSLKNKDAENRNMIGKENKKKELEQNKSSEINANNYVLTEQESSFTENKKVKLEYKDISDSYDSSYLNDDNNEEYYSNVFVYFDENGNKKTMKIEEEELNNTNFNEKKECGSCMENTLDKQMINKNHIVMDKIIDSHSVFIQAEEQRYSNENSKIKDLNDIKGLINDSKESKDIDENIKDEANDEIINDLSNSDSDSSKSNKRKKFVINDIEPIGRINSHIFMINKNLYLYGGMYEYKNNEIMLNDYWKINIFKREKWELEDKGNLDDIYVEESDSSSSLSIDDEDKDEKEIEDLIICSKIKKIENIIKEEDRGLGFDVKENLNEFFLRTKHYWLKQLNIISETKQNRKDAFILCEKKYITLKKYYNEIQKYKELLYAEEYERSITEDNLSE, encoded by the coding sequence atgggaaagaaagataaaaaaagcaaagaaaaaaaggaaaaaataaaattaaaaaaagaaaagcaGAAGTTGAAGtcattaaaaacaaaaaaaaagaaaaaacaaactTTAAGTGATGAAGATTTTGATAgtatatgtttatattatgaaaatttaaataaaaaagataagtATGGTcacataaatataaacaatACTTCAAATAATACATTTGTGGAATGTGAAAAACCAAGTCCTAGATCTAACTGTTCTATAACTTTTATCAATGAAGaagaatttattttatttggaGGGGagtataatgataataatgaattagtagtatataatgatttatttaaatataatgtagtaaaaaataaatggaaatattattttacaaCATATAAAAAACCGAAACCAAGATGTTCTCATCAATCggtttattttaataaaaaattatatatttttggtGGTGAATTATGTACAAATACtcaattttatcattttaatgatttttGGTGTTTTgacttaaaaaataatgtatttgaagaaatagaaacaaaaaataaaaaagaagaaaaaccCTCCCCAAGAAGTGGCCATAGAATGATTTTATGGAAAAGTTGTTTAATTATGTTTGGTGGTTTTTTTGATAATGGAAAGTCaatagaatattttaatgatttatatatatatatagtaaatTGTAATAAGTGGATAAATTTAACAAATGTTTATAcagattatttatttaaaagattaactgaaaataacattgataataataatagtaataatattgaAGGTTTCCTatcagaaaaaaatgaaaaaaaaactaataaaaattatcaaataCTAAAAgctaaatttttaaaaaattttgatttgGATTCCTATATGCCATCCAAAAGATCTAGTGTAGCTTTATTTACGGATacaaaatttcaaaaaatatatatatatggtgGTTATTCTCAAGTAAAAAATACCTCTAGAAACGCTGTTGGGTTTTATTACAATGATCTTTGGGTTTTAAACATAAACTATATGAATGAAGATAATATTTctgtaaaatataaaaaattaaaaaaaagtatttttcaGCCATCTAAAAGAATTGGTTTCAGTACATgtacatataaaaattctttaattttattcgGAGGTGTTTTCGATAAATTTGAACAAagtaatacaaaaaataagaatgTATTAGAGGAATCATTAAACATGAagtcaattttttttaatgatatatatttatttgatatGAATAAAGAACATTGGTCTTAtttaagtttaaaaaataaagatgcagaaaatagaaatatgattggtaaagaaaataagaaaaaagaattagaGCAAAATAAATCAAGTGAAATTAATGCCAACAATTATGTACTAACTGAACAAGAATCAAGTTTtacagaaaataaaaaagttaagCTCGAATATAAAGATATTTCTGATAGTTATGATTCaagttatttaaatgatGACAATAATGAAGAATATTATTCTAATGTGTTTGTATACTTTGATGAAAacggaaataaaaaaactatgaaaatagaagaagaagaactaaataatacaaattttAATGAGAAAAAAGAATGCGGCAGTTGTATGGAAAACACATTAGATAAACAAATGATTAATAAGAATCATATAGTAATGGATAAAATTATTGATAGTCATTCTGTTTTTATTCAAGCAGAAGAACAGAGATATTCAAATGAGAATAGCAAAATTAAAgatttaaatgatataaagGGATTGATAAATGATTCGAAAGAATCAAAAGATAtagatgaaaatattaagGATGAAGCTAATGatgaaattataaatgaCTTAAGTAATTCAGATTCAGATAGTAGTAAAAgcaataaaagaaaaaaatttgtgATAAATGATATTGAACCAATAGGAAGAATAAATAGTCATATATTcatgataaataaaaatttatatctaTATGGTGGTATGTATGAATACaagaataatgaaattatgCTTAATGATTATTGGAAAatcaatatatttaaaagagaaaaatggGAATTAGAAGACAAAGGTAATTTAGATGATATTTATGTTGAAGAATCTGATTCGAGTTCCTCTTTATCAATAGATGATGAAGATAAggatgaaaaagaaatagaggATCTAATAATTtgcagtaaaattaaaaaaatagaaaatataataaaagaagaagacAGGGGATTAGGCTTTGACGtgaaagaaaatttaaatgaattttttttaagaacaAAACATTATTGGTTAAAGCAACTAAATATAATAAGCGAAACCAAACAAAATAGAAAAGATGCTTTTATTTTGtgtgaaaaaaaatacataactctaaaaaaatattataatgaaattCAGAAATATAAAGAGTTATTATATGCAGAAGAATATGAAAGAAGTATAACTGAAGATAATTTAAGTGAGTAA
- a CDS encoding phospholipid scramblase, putative: MDKSMNIPIKQAIYGNNIINKVENDQYNQPNTINYYPNPNMNNFNYVNPMPPPQQQMHMFANDWKSVIAPIKSCKIKQVFDSKEFISDFFMGLKLDFNNRYLVLDKSNEITKFIAIENSHFANRNCLPKMCIPVKMKILRYGKEINMPDLIIEKDCSCTMCCLNRPTIKMYDFSNNNNKELIGTIKSPFSCCSYKFDLFDTSNNKIIYMNDTCFQFGIICPLPCGVCKYSNFYLHDAKTKEKVAHLRREVPFLQLVKQDLDNYVMNFEQIVNPEWKMMVLAFALFLDYIYYDYKK; the protein is encoded by the coding sequence ATGGATAAGTCAATGAATATTCCCATTAAACAAGCTATTTAtggaaataatataataaataaggTAGAAAATGACCAATATAATCAACCCAATACAATTAATTATTATCCAAATCCcaatatgaataattttaattatgttAATCCAATGCCACCACCCCAACAACAAATGCATATGTTTGCTAATGATTGGAAAAGTGTTATAGCACCAATAAAAAGTTGCAAAATTAAGCAAGTATTTGATAGTAAAGAATTTATATCAGATTTTTTTATGGGTCTTAAATTAGATTTTAATAACAGATATCTAGTTTTAGATAAATCAAATGAGATTACAAAATTCATTGCCATTGAAAATTCTCATTTTGCTAATAGGAATTGTTTACCAAAAATGTGTATTCcagtaaaaatgaaaatattaagatatggaaaagaaataaatatgcCTGATcttataatagaaaaagattGCTCATGTACAATGTGTTGTTTAAATAGACCAACTATAAAAATGTAtgatttttcaaataataataataaagaactAATAGGTACAATAAAATCTCCTTTTAGCTGTTGTTCTTATAAATTTGATCTATTTGATACatctaataataaaataatatatatgaatgaTACATGCTTTCAGTTTGGTATTATATGCCCATTACCTTGTGGTGTATGTAAATATagcaatttttatttacatgaTGCAAAAACTAAAGAGAAAGTTGCACATTTAAGAAGGGAAGTACCATTTTTACAACTTGTAAAACAAGATCTTGATAATTATGTAATGAACTTCGAACAAATTGTAAATCCTGAATGGAAAATGATGGTTTTGGCTTTTGCTCTATTTTtagattatatatattatgattataagaaataa
- the GcpE gene encoding 4-hydroxy-3-methylbut-2-en-1-yl diphosphate synthase, putative gives MFSIKRLILFMLVFFSFVKIKRFISKIYNIHIYAESKKCVGNNAFLFLLNLGKNNNFENKMNYVINKETRKKSNFIRSLINNEKNYAMNSKTNAQDEKKYNLIKNLKKYCECTKKFRRLPTREVAIGNIKIGGNNKIAIQTMTSCDTRNIEECVYQIKKCRDLGADIVRLTVQGVQEAEASYYIKEKLLSENVTIPLVADIHFNPKIALMAADVFEKIRVNPGNYVDGRKKWINKVYKTKEEFDEGKLFIKEKFVPLIEKCKRLNRAIRIGTNHGSLSARMLSYYGDTPLGMVESAFEFSDLCIENNFYNIVFSMKASNAYVMIHSYRLLASKQYERNMFFPIHLGVTEAGFGDNGRIKSYLGIGSLLYDGIGDTIRISLTEDPWEELIPCTKLIENFRKRIFYTEKIDDYISINEKNNNISIDGYNIPPKNVDINNLSNNIISKSQNHKDEKKGMGNEENSYDKKIQTDKSNMKSFLNFEENFRNFNNIVKRTVDKNGNVLHEDCTIGNVVTVKELEDSLQIFKDLNIEIDQNGKLKRGAKTSDIIIVNKFETVTDLAKKTIEKLMEVGLHVLIEHQQKNIDIIQKLKGNNILLYTDIETMMNILEKNKKIEINNIKGYSLILNGKEDIEMVEKIKKLNPFPLFILLKSDSIYEHVLITRRLNELLHSLNIKIPFIHYVDINSTNYDDILVNATLYAGSCLIDLMGDGLIINVTNSDFKQKEDKNKNLSRVALNSFLTLNILQDTRIRLFKTDYIACPSCGRTLFNIQETTKKIMKLTGHLKGVKIAVMGCIVNGIGEMADAHFGYVGSAPKKIDLYYGKELVERNIPEEEACDKLIELIKKHNKWQDPPN, from the coding sequence atgttttctataaaaagattaattctttttatgttagtgtttttttcttttgtaaaaataaaaaggtttattagtaaaatttataatatacatatatatgcgGAATCAAAAAAATGTGTAGGAAATAATgcctttctttttttattgaatctaggaaaaaataataattttgaaaataaaatgaactatgttataaataaagaaacaaggaaaaaaagtaattttataCGTTCATtgataaataatgaaaaaaattatgcaaTGAATAGTAAAACAAATGCACAGGatgaaaaaaagtataatttaataaaaaatttaaaaaagtattgTGAATGTACTAAAAAATTTAGGAGATTGCCAACAAGAGAAGTTGCAATtggaaatataaaaattggtggtaataataaaatagcaATTCAAACTATGACAAGTTGTGACACTAGAAATATAGAAGAATGCGTTTATCAAATTAAGAAATGTAGAGATTTGGGGGCCGATATTGTAAGACTAACAGTTCAAGGTGTTCAAGAAGCAGAAGCAAgttattatattaaagaaaaattattgtcTGAAAATGTGACTATTCCTTTAGTAGCAGATATCCATTTTAACCCTAAAATTGCCTTAATGGCGGCAGAtgtatttgaaaaaattagGGTTAATCCTGGAAATTATGTAGatggaagaaaaaaatggatAAATAAAGTttataaaacaaaagaaGAATTTGATGAGGGaaaattattcataaaagaaaaatttgtACCGTTAATTGAAAAATGCAAAAGATTAAATAGAGCAATACGTATAGGCACCAACCACGGTTCTTTATCAGCTCGAATGCTTTCCTATTATGGTGATACCCCTTTAGGAATGGTTGAATCTGCCTTTGAATTCTCAGATTTGTGTATAgagaataatttttataatatagtCTTTTCTATGAAAGCGTCTAATGCTTACGTTATGATACATTCATATAGATTGTTGGCGTCTAAACAATATGAAAGAAATATGTTTTTCCCCATACATTTAGGAGTGACAGAGGCTGGATTTGGAGATAATGGAAGAATAAAGTCTTATTTAGGAATAGGATCATTATTATATGATGGAATAGGAGATACTATTAGAATATCATTAACAGAAGATCCATGGGAAGAATTAATTCCTTGTACAAAATTAATTGAGaattttagaaaaagaatattttacaCTGAGAAGATAGATGATTATATAAgcataaatgaaaaaaataataatatatcaaTTGACGGTTATAATATCCCCCCAAAAAATGTAGATATAAACAATCttagtaataatataattagtAAGAGTCAAAATCATAAGGATGAAAAGAAAGGAATGggaaatgaagaaaatagttatgataaaaaaattcaaactGATAAATCTAACATGAAGAGTTTCTTAAATTTTGAAGAAAATTTcagaaattttaataatatagtaAAAAGAACCGTGGATAAAAATGGTAATGTATTGCATGAAGACTGCACTATTGGTAATGTAGTTACAGTAAAAGAGTTAGAAGATTCCCTACAAATATTCAAAGActtaaatatagaaatagatcaaaatggaaaattaaaaagggGAGCTAAGACTAGTGACATAATTATTGTAAATAAATTTGAAACTGTAACGGATTTAGCCAAAAAAAcaattgaaaaattaatgGAAGTAGGATTACATGTGTTGATAGAACATCAGCAAAAAAACATTGATATtattcaaaaattaaaaggtaATAATATATTGTTGTATACTGACATAGAAACTATGATGAATATTttggaaaaaaataaaaagattgaaataaataatataaaaggaTACTCTCTAATTTTGAATGGAAAAGAAGATATTGAAATggtagaaaaaattaaaaaactaaATCCATTTCCTTTATTTATTCTCTTAAAATCGGATAGCATATATGAGCATGTATTAATTACAAGAAGACTAAATGAACTACTGCattctttaaatataaaaataccaTTTATACATTATGTTGATATTAATTCTACTAATTATGATGATATATTAGTTAATGCAACATTATATGCGGGAAGTTGCTTAATCGATCTAATGGGAGATGGACTAATTATTAATGTAACTAATAGTGACTTTAAACAAAAAGaagacaaaaataaaaacttaagtCGTGTTGCTTTAAACTCCTTTTTaacattaaatattttacaaGACACTCGTATTCGCTTATTTAAAACAGATTATATAGCATGTCCATCCTGTGGAAGaacattatttaatatacaaGAGAcaactaaaaaaattatgaaactAACAGGGCACTTAAAAGGGGTCAAAATTGCAGTTATGGGTTGCATTGTAAATGGAATAGGGGAAATGGCAGATGCACATTTTGGCTATGTTGGAAGTGCAcctaaaaaaattgatttgTATTATGGCAAAGAATTAGTAGAAAGAAATATACCTGAAGAAGAAGCCTGTGATAAATTAATAGAACTAATTAAAAAGCATAATAAGTGGCAAGATCCGCCAAAttga
- a CDS encoding CDGSH iron-sulfur domain-containing protein, putative: MSWGQWWPHDPVVKTDLVDPYLVKVEKKKVYWYCTCGTSKIQPWCDGSHKGTGFKPMMYIPQSSGYRLLCGCKQSLHKPHYDFTDLWVRANRNVPKAALFTYVALFSFGIMTTWLFHP, encoded by the exons atgaGTTGGGGACAATGGTGGCCTCATGATCCAGTAGTAAAGACGGATTTAGTTGATCCCTATCTTGTtaaagtagaaaaaaaaaag GTTTATTGGTATTGTACTTGCGGTACAAGTAAAATTCAGCCTTGGTGTGATGGATCACATAAAGGAACAg GATTTAAGCCCATGATGTATATTCCTCAATCTAGTGGATATAGACTTTTGTGCGGATGTAAACAAAGTTTACACAAACCACATTACGATTTTACTGATTTATGg gTTCGAGCAAATAGAAATGTTCCCAAAGCTGCTCTATTTACATACGTTGCACTTTTTTCGTTTGGTATTATGACAACATGGTTATTTCATccataa